Proteins encoded together in one Mobula birostris isolate sMobBir1 chromosome 7, sMobBir1.hap1, whole genome shotgun sequence window:
- the dusp1 gene encoding dual specificity protein phosphatase 1: protein MVMMEISSVDNETLGQLLKEDASKCLLLDCRSFFAFNASHILNSINVRFSTIVKRRAKGAMGLEHIVPNEEYRNSLISGRYSFVVIFDEKTSEFNMLKKDSTVHLAASTLCRESYGASINFLRGGYDAFSSEYPDFCAKPSPPPLSLPLSANSRPNSAEPSCSSCDTPLYDQGGPVEILPFLYLGSAYHASRKDMLDALGITALINVSANCPNHFEEHYQYKSIPVEDSHKADISSWFLEAIEFIDSVKNTGGRVFVHCQAGISRSATICLAYLMRANRVKLDEAFEFVKQRRSVISPNFSFMGQLLQFESQVFTPSCSTEAASPSHNTSSTSTRFVFNFPVTMPVRSPANSLGYLQSPITTSPTY from the exons ATGGTCATGATGGAAATCTCAAGCGTTGATAATGaaactctgggacagcttctgaAAGAAGACGCCTCTAAATGTTTGCTACTGGATTGTCGCTCTTTCTTCGCCTTTAACGCATCGCATATATTGAATTCAATCAACGTCCGTTTTAGTACCATAGTTAAGCGAAGGGCTAAAGGAGCGATGGGGCTTGAACACATTGTACCTAACGAAGAGTATCGCAATAGTTTGATCTCCGGCCGCTATTCATTCGTTGTTATATTTGATGAAAAGACTTCTGAGTTTAACATGCTCAAAAAAGATAGTACAGTACACCTAGCAGCCAGCACGTTGTGTAGAGAATCCTATGGAGCAAGCATTAACTTTCTCCGAG GAGGCTATGATGCATTTTCATCGGAATATCCGGATTTTTGCGCTAAACCTTCACCCCCTCCATTGTCGCTACCTCTGAGCGCTAACAGCCGGCCGAACAGCGCAGAGCCAAGCTGTAGTTCCTGCGACACTCCGCTCTATGATCAG GGTGGACCTGTTGAAATCCTCCCTTTCCTCTACCTCGGAAGTGCCTATCATGCGTCAAGGAAGGACATGCTGGACGCCCTTGGAATTACGGCTCTAATTAATGTCTCTGCTAACTGCCCAAACCACTTTGAGGAGCATTATCAGTACAAAAGTATTCCAGTGGAGGACAGTCACAAAGCAGATATCAGCTCCTGGTTCCTTGAGGCCATCGAATTCATCG ACTCTGTGAAGAACACTGGTGGCAGGGTGTTTGTTCACTGCCAAGCTGGTATCTCTCGATCCGCTACCATCTGCCTGGCTTATCTCATGAGGGCCAACCGGGTGAAGCTGGACGAAGCTTTCGAGTTTGTTAAACAACGTAGGAGCGTCATCTCCCCCAACTTCAGCTTTATGGGACAACTTTTGCAGTTTGAATctcaagtattcaccccctcctgTTCGACAGAGGCTGCCAGTCCCTCTCATAATACCTCCAGTACTTCAACCCGATTTGTCTTTAATTTTCCTGTCACCATGCCCGTGCGTTCGCCAGCGAATTCCTTGGGTTATCTTCAGAGTCCTATTACGACCTCCCCTACATATTGA